Within the Polaribacter pectinis genome, the region TTTACCATTAGAAATTAAACTTCAAGAAAATTCAACGTATATAAATCTTGGCGATTGGATTCAGTATTTTACCTACGGAGAATTTGAAAAAGACACTTTTTCTTTAAAAAAATATTAGCATTTTAAAGATACAATTACCCAATTTTGCTTGTTAGAAACATAGGTTTTTAGATGTTTAAACCCAACTGATTTATGAGCATTTAAAGAACGTGTGTTTTCTGCATCTATTTCGGTTATTATACACTTATAATCTTTTGCAACCTCTTCTTTCATAAAATTGTACAAACTTCTAAAAACACCTTTTTTTCTGTGTTCTTTATCCACACATATTTGTCCCATAACAATATAGTTTTCATTAGAAATTATATTGTTTATTTCTAAAAA harbors:
- a CDS encoding GNAT family N-acetyltransferase produces the protein MITYTRTKSIIELKQILELQSKNLPNDLSSNEKKKEGFVTVQHTLDVLEKMHKVCPHTIAKFNNKVVGYAMSMTKDFAEEIDVLKPMFLEINNIISNENYIVMGQICVDKEHRKKGVFRSLYNFMKEEVAKDYKCIITEIDAENTRSLNAHKSVGFKHLKTYVSNKQNWVIVSLKC